The following coding sequences are from one Nicotiana tabacum cultivar K326 chromosome 1, ASM71507v2, whole genome shotgun sequence window:
- the LOC107808448 gene encoding uncharacterized protein LOC107808448 isoform X2 — protein sequence MNFWVIFLTTVLLLFWRKVLLGEGYYAERTSKQTTELLKRRGKDLESQVESVKAVIQDLKAEASFFDATASEAAEGLVEIREDYAEETSPEESSTVGILKPELPISSEGDDAELAVENEEYARILSRIAELEKEEEEAENPELEKEEEEAEIDNKFNEEELGKSGLDVSTGQYIRDQEINNSGVRGSSNLKERAASSRDHSIESFPEQLHVESSKSVTKDECLAWSLASDESNVTENAPKQNRMKEDTNVPMIAENKAFTGSIVERAGAFDIKPSEQTVGRSTKPVSRFKMQRK from the exons AGGTTCTATTGGGAGAGGGTTATTACGCAGAAAGGACATCCAAGCAAACGACTGAGTTACTGAAAAGAAGAGGGAAGGATTTAGAGTCCCAAGTGGAATCTGTAAAGGCTGTGATACAAGACCTTAAGGCCGAGGCTTCATTTTTTGATGCTACAGCTTCTGAGGCTGCG GAAGGTCTTGTAGAGATCAGAGAAGACTATGCTGAGGAAACTTCTCCTGAAGAGTCATCCACAGTTG GCATCCTGAAACCTGAGCTTCCAATTTCTTCTGAAGGAGACGATGCTGAACTTGCAGTTGAAAATGAGGAATATGCTCGCATTTTATCCCGGATTGCCGAGCttgagaaggaagaagaagaggctGAAAATCCCGAACttgagaaggaagaagaagaagctgaaattgacAATAAATTCAATGAAGAAGAGCTGGGTAAATCTGGATTAGATGTCAGCACAGGTCAATACATCCGGGACCAAGAAATAAACAATTCTGGA GTGCGTGGTTCTAGTAATCTCAAGGAAAGAGCAGCATCTTCAAGAGATCACTCCATTGAAAGTTTTCCTGAACAGCTGCAC GTTGAAAGTTCAAAATCAGTAACTAAAG ATGAATGCTTAGCTTGGAGCCTAGCTTCTGACGAGTCCAATGTTACTGAGAATGCTCCAAAACAGAATCGAATGAAGGAGGATACTAATGTTCCTATGATAGCTGAAAATAAG GCTTTTACTGGAAGTATTGTTGAACGCGCTGGTGCCTTTGATATCAAGCCAAGCGAGCAGACTGTTGGTCGTAGCACAAAGCCAGTATCAAGGTTCAAAATGCAGAGGAAATAG